From Vigna unguiculata cultivar IT97K-499-35 chromosome 5, ASM411807v1, whole genome shotgun sequence, the proteins below share one genomic window:
- the LOC114183506 gene encoding dof zinc finger protein DOF2.4-like isoform X1 gives MVYTSIPAYIDPANWQQQQPNHQHQGNNTAVTSHLILPPPIQPPPPPPPSQPHGLGATATAASIRPGSMADRARMANIPMQEAPQKCPRCESTNTKFCYFNNYSLSQPRHFCKACRRYWTRGGALRNVPVGGGCRRNKRSRGSSGGSARSPANSDRQTASAGSASTTSGSSSADMVAGLGGTGVPPSLRFMAPLHHLGDHHLGGGGGGGGEIGLNYGLNYGAISGPMGGIGDLNFHIGNALNGGGGGSVLSGLDQWRMPQTHQFPFLSGLEASSSHGLYPFDGASGSDGYGGTPIKVSTSGVMSQFASVKMEDNHHQELGLQRQFLGVNNNPNTNEQYWSAGGGGGATSAWTDLSAFSSSSTTSNPL, from the exons ATGGTTTATACCTCCATCCCAGCATATATTGATCCAGCCAACTGGCAGCAAcag CAGCCAAATCATCAGCACCAAGGAAACAACACTGCTGTAACCTCCCACCTTATTCTTCCACCACCGATACAACCGCCGCCACCGCCGCCGCCCTCACAACCCCATGGACTCGGTGCTACTGCCACTGCCGCCTCCATCAGGCCGGGTTCCATGGCGGATAGGGCCAGGATGGCCAACATACCCATGCAGGAAGCTCCGCAGAAGTGTCCTAGATGTGAATCCACCAACACAAAGTTTTGCTACTTCAACAACTACAGCCTCTCTCAGCCCCGCCACTTCTGCAAGGCCTGCAGAAGGTACTGGACTCGCGGCGGGGCCTTGAGGAACGTCCCTGTTGGCGGCGGCTGCCGGAGGAACAAGAGGAGCAGAGGAAGCTCCGGTGGCAGCGCCAGGTCCCCGGCAAACTCCGATCGCCAAACGGCGAGTGCTGGCTCCGCTTCCACGACCAGTGGCTCATCTTCTGCTGACATGGTGGCAGGCCTTGGCGGCACCGGGGTGCCGCCGTCTCTTAGATTCATGGCTCCATTGCATCATCTTGGCGATCACCACctcggtggtggtggtggtggtggaggagagATAGGGTTAAACTATGGCTTGAACTATGGCGCGATTTCAGGTCCAATGGGAGGAATAGGGGACTTGAATTTCCATATTGGAAACGCTTtaaatggtggtggtggtggttctGTGTTGTCTGGTTTGGACCAATGGAGGATGCCACAAACTCACCAATTTCCCTTCTTGTCTGGTTTGGAAGCTTCTTCGTCACACGGGTTGTACCCATTTGATGGTGCTAGTGGTAGTGATGGCTATGGTGGCACTCCCATTAAGGTTTCAACTTCTGGGGTGATGTCTCAGTTTGCTTCAGTCAAAATGGAAGATAATCATCATCAGGAGCTTGGTTTGCAGAGACAGTTCTTGGGGGTCAACAATAACCCTAATACGAATGAGCAATATTGGAGtgctggtggtggtggtggtgccaCTTCTGCTTGGACTGATCTTTCTGCTTTCAGTTCTTCTTCCACTACCAGTAACCCCCTATAG
- the LOC114183506 gene encoding dof zinc finger protein DOF2.4-like isoform X2 — protein MVYTSIPAYIDPANWQQQPNHQHQGNNTAVTSHLILPPPIQPPPPPPPSQPHGLGATATAASIRPGSMADRARMANIPMQEAPQKCPRCESTNTKFCYFNNYSLSQPRHFCKACRRYWTRGGALRNVPVGGGCRRNKRSRGSSGGSARSPANSDRQTASAGSASTTSGSSSADMVAGLGGTGVPPSLRFMAPLHHLGDHHLGGGGGGGGEIGLNYGLNYGAISGPMGGIGDLNFHIGNALNGGGGGSVLSGLDQWRMPQTHQFPFLSGLEASSSHGLYPFDGASGSDGYGGTPIKVSTSGVMSQFASVKMEDNHHQELGLQRQFLGVNNNPNTNEQYWSAGGGGGATSAWTDLSAFSSSSTTSNPL, from the exons ATGGTTTATACCTCCATCCCAGCATATATTGATCCAGCCAACTGGCAGCAAcag CCAAATCATCAGCACCAAGGAAACAACACTGCTGTAACCTCCCACCTTATTCTTCCACCACCGATACAACCGCCGCCACCGCCGCCGCCCTCACAACCCCATGGACTCGGTGCTACTGCCACTGCCGCCTCCATCAGGCCGGGTTCCATGGCGGATAGGGCCAGGATGGCCAACATACCCATGCAGGAAGCTCCGCAGAAGTGTCCTAGATGTGAATCCACCAACACAAAGTTTTGCTACTTCAACAACTACAGCCTCTCTCAGCCCCGCCACTTCTGCAAGGCCTGCAGAAGGTACTGGACTCGCGGCGGGGCCTTGAGGAACGTCCCTGTTGGCGGCGGCTGCCGGAGGAACAAGAGGAGCAGAGGAAGCTCCGGTGGCAGCGCCAGGTCCCCGGCAAACTCCGATCGCCAAACGGCGAGTGCTGGCTCCGCTTCCACGACCAGTGGCTCATCTTCTGCTGACATGGTGGCAGGCCTTGGCGGCACCGGGGTGCCGCCGTCTCTTAGATTCATGGCTCCATTGCATCATCTTGGCGATCACCACctcggtggtggtggtggtggtggaggagagATAGGGTTAAACTATGGCTTGAACTATGGCGCGATTTCAGGTCCAATGGGAGGAATAGGGGACTTGAATTTCCATATTGGAAACGCTTtaaatggtggtggtggtggttctGTGTTGTCTGGTTTGGACCAATGGAGGATGCCACAAACTCACCAATTTCCCTTCTTGTCTGGTTTGGAAGCTTCTTCGTCACACGGGTTGTACCCATTTGATGGTGCTAGTGGTAGTGATGGCTATGGTGGCACTCCCATTAAGGTTTCAACTTCTGGGGTGATGTCTCAGTTTGCTTCAGTCAAAATGGAAGATAATCATCATCAGGAGCTTGGTTTGCAGAGACAGTTCTTGGGGGTCAACAATAACCCTAATACGAATGAGCAATATTGGAGtgctggtggtggtggtggtgccaCTTCTGCTTGGACTGATCTTTCTGCTTTCAGTTCTTCTTCCACTACCAGTAACCCCCTATAG